GGCTCCAGGATCCCTGGTTTCTGACTTGGCTCTGAAGGGGGATCCAAAGGCCCTTCGCCCTCTCCTTAGCTAGAATCCCAAACTGCCTGctcacccctccctccccacaggcCCCTCAGCCCAGAATGGCTACAGAGCAGGCACTGCGGGGCTGGGGTTGCTGGGAGTgcagaaaggaggagagaggtaGGGGCCTGGGTCTCCACTGACACTGTTCTGAGGGTTCTCTCAGGGACTCCTGCAGCCTTAGAGGGGGTGGAGTCTGGAGAGGAGGTGGCACAAGGTGGAGGGAGGTGCCGCGAGAGCTCCAGTTCCTAAACTGAGAGGAAAGGGGGGCCAGGCTCCAGCCCCCTTCTGTACCCTAGCCTCTCCCCGTACCGCCCCCACAGGCCCTGCAGTTCCCACTGGCCATGAACCAGGTAGGGTAGGTTGGCGTGGGCACCGGGTAGGGGGGCAGATGCTGGGTCTGGAAAAGGCCCCTCAGCAAGGGGTGGGCCATTGGTCTCTCACCTGCTCGCATCCGTCCAGGCGTTGGAGAGGGCATGAAACTTCAGAAGCCAGGTAagccctccccactcctcctcaCTCTCCCTGCCTGCAGAAACTGCCTACCCTTCCACCCTTTTCCCCTCCCAAGCCGCACCCTGTCTCCCCAGGGTGCAAGAATGGGCTGGAGCTGGAGCCTTCCTGTGGGAAGACACCCAGCCAGGTGAGGGAGGTGGGTGGGAactggaggagaggggaaggaggacgGGCTCCAAGGGGCAGAGGGGGGTCTCAgcgggggaaggggaggggaggggtcgGCCTGTCCATCATTCTCCATGGGTCTCTGGACTGGGAGGGAGCCAGAACCCTCCAAAGCTGAGTTCCTCTCTGCccctcttcctgcctcctcccaggTCCCTCACTCCAAACCCGCCCTCATGCCCTGCTCTCCCTCCCAGGATACACACCAGGGACCCGGCTGGGGGTCCTGCCAGGTGAAAAGGCGCGGCTAGGGGGACCAGCAGGGGAGAAAGGGGTTCACTACACCCCTGGGGTGGACTGGTCTCTGAACTggcctctttctgtctctccccagGCCTGCGAGGGACTTTGAAGCCTCAGAAGCCAGGCAAGTGGGGGACCCCTGGCTCTGCCCCACACCTCCTTCTGCCTCTCAGCCCTTCTAGCCCCTGCCCCCAGTGTTGCCACACTCACCTCTGCTTTCCCTCTCCAGGATATGGCCATGAAAATGGGCCCCAGCCAGGTGAGGCCACTGGGACCAGGGTTGGGGGCTCAGGAGGAACGGAGAGGGAGGCTGCTGAAAGATGGAGGGGCTGGCGGACCACTACCAGGAGCCCCATCCCTGACAGGTCCCTATGTCCCTCTATCCCCTGCCTGGATCCCCAGGTCCCCCCAGCAGGGTGTGGCCCGAGGGAGCTGGGCTTTTTCCAGCCTGGCTAATGTCCCTCTTAGGTGCTGGGTCTGCCCTAGAAGCCACTACAGGCCGATAGCTTCGCCAGGCCAAGGCCTCCTGGGTGGCGTCAGTGAGGACTGGCCTGGAGCGTAgctccatccctcccttccttcccatcTTAGGTTCCTGCAATGCGAGGGTCGCTCTGAAGCTCCTTCCCAGGCTTCCCACTCCAGGGGTCCCTTCGGACGAAGAGGGTGGCTGGGGCCTGAAATCCCAGCCCCCTCCTGCAGTGCAGAATGGCAAGTTCCCAGGTCAGTGTGGAGTGGGGGCGCCTGAGGGGCACTGGGAGGCACCTGGCCGCCATGTCCCACTCTGTCCTCAGAcgccaaggctcagagagggcagtGACTTGTCACACAGTGATCTGCTGACGAGAAGCCCAAACTCTTTCCCTGGGACCCCATGTATCCCCCAGTATGGGAGCCCTTTCCATCTCTGCCCCATGGCATCCGCAGCCTCTCAAGCCCTGGGCTGGGCTCACTCCTGCCCCTGACTTTCCTCCTAGCACCGATGCCAGCCATCCAGTGGGGACTGCAACCTCAGAAAGCAGGTGTGAGTCTGTCTGTCCCCAGGCCCCACATCCCAGAGGGACAAACTCTCAGCTAGGTCTAtcctctgtccccaccccagaTCAGGGTCACTCCTCCATCACCCTTGTTCCCTACACTGCCTCAGCTATTCAAGCACCATAAGGCCAGGAAGTCCCTCCCCAAGTCTaccctcttgcttttttttttttttttggagacagtctcgctctgtcgcccaggctggagtgcagtggtgcaattttggctcactgcaaaataagcctcccaagtagttggcattacaggcatgcactaccatacctggctaatctttgtattttttgtagagacggggttttgtcacattggccaggctggtctcgaactcctggcttcaagtgatcagcccgcttcagcgtcccaaagtggattacaggtgtgagccaccgcgcccagcctcttgcTGCTCTGTTTCTTCTGGTTCCATTCCCTGTGGACACAAAAAGTCCCTGCTTCCCCTTCAGAGTCCCTAAGGTCTATCTTTGGCCCCCAAGGAGTCAGGGGAGACCTGGGTCCTCCGCACTGACCTTCTTTCTCCTCACAGGGCACCAGCCTCCAAATGGCTATGGACCAGGAGCAGAAACAGGTGAGGAGGCCCTTCCTGGagctcctcccctcccttcccctcccctccccttctcttccttctgccaCCCCAGGAAGAGgggaggccagggcagtggctcTCGTTGACCCCCACCTCTGAGTCACAGTTTTCTCTCCCCCAGGTTTTAACGGTGGCCTCGAGCTACAGAAAATTGGTGAGTCCTCCTGGGCTCCCCCATGTTGGGCAGAAGCTGGCATCTCCCTCATGCCTGAGTCAGTCTGTCTGTCCACATCCCCCATCTATGAGCTGGTCACCTGGCCCTCCTGATGCTGTCCCTGTTCCACTAGCCTGTCCCTAGCTCCTCTCCAATCTCTGTCCTGCAGGTGTTGGTAATGGGAATGGTGTCCTGGGAGCCAGGGTCTTCCCCGAGGCCCACCCACAGCCAGGTGTCTGgggagcaggggtgggggtggcagagTTGGGCTTAGAGCCCCAGCCTGGCCTCTGACACCCTCTTTCCTCCTCCAGGGTTCCCTGGGGCCAAAGGTTTTAGGAATGGTGAGTCAGACCCAGGGGACAAAGTGCAGTGGGATTGGGGAGACAACAGCCCAGGGGCTAGGCGGGAATGACCAGAGTCTCTTGCAGGGGATGGGGCAGAAGCTCTGGTGTACCCCAAAGCAGGAGCTCCAGCCCCTGAAGGAAATGGTAAGCAATGAGCCTTCAGGGAGCAGAGCCAAGTCCAACAGGGGCCAGGGGATCCCAGCTCCTGTGGGGAAGGGTGCCCATGCCAGCTTTCCTCCCCACAGTGCCGGCCGGGGTGCTGTGGGACTCTCGCTGGCCCACCCTTCAGATCTGGGGGTCTGGCTTGAAGCCTGGGTATCAGGCTGGAGGTGAATATGCGGAGGCCAGGAGCCAGCCAGGTAATGGGATGCCTGGATGAGTGTGTTGGAGCCACTAGAGGTGGCTTCAGGGAACTGGGCCCTGGGCCGAGGTCTGCCCACAGCCCCACAGAGATGGAAGGTACAGCCCTCTTGGCGGAGGGGAAGCAGTGAGTGGGAAGATGCCAGGAGGGCACAGGCAGGAAGGAGCAGGAAGGAACAGGGCTGGAGGAGAGGCCAGCAGAGCCCGGGACCCCGAGAGCCAGCCTGGACACTGGACCAAGAAGGGGAAGTGATGGAGCTGGGCCATCAGGGACTCAGTTCTCCACACTTTGTCCCTCTCCCCACGGTCctctgagaagctgaggcagagctgAGCCCTGGGTCCTCCGGGGAGGGGGGGTCTCCCACAGCCTGGGTTGAAGCTGGGGTGGACGGAAGCTCTCTGGTGACCCGAGTGCCCCTGATCTGTCCGTCTGTGCCGTAGGGGGCCCTGAGGTGAAGAGAGGCAGCAATGGCCAGCTGGGGAATGGCTACGGAGGTGAGAGGCAGGTGCAGTGGCCGAGCCGCCTGCCCAAAGGCCCCCCATGGTCACCCCTCCAGCCGCACTGGGGGACACCCAGCCATTGGGAAGGATAGCAGATTCTGCCACCTGTAGGTGGCTGCTGAGTGACTGACCCCAGAAGCTCAGGTccctgggaggggaggaggggcaaGGCCTCACCAGGGCCCCACCCCTCCCTAGCCCGGCTCTATCTCTTCCCAGGCCGCTGTCCCCTGGGGAAATGCTGAGCACTGCAGTGCCCCTGCGGGTCCTGAGGGCCTCTGCCTCACACCTTAGCCTGCCCAGCAATGAAGACAGACCCTCGGGCTTGGCCTCTGGTGCCGCCTGGCCGTGGATCTCCTCCGTGCTAGCACCACAAACACGCTTCCCTGCTTGCCTCCGCGTGCCATGCAAGGGGCTTGCTGACCAGGGTGGGAGTGGCATGGGCCTGCAGCCACTGCCCAgtacctcattcattcattcgacaaACATCAATGAGGCCATGTGCCAGGGACCATGATCCCAACAGGAGAAACCATGAGAAGCAAACAGACTCCATCGACGCCTGCCCTCAGGGAGGGCATCACTTGGTCACCGCCTAGTTGGGGAACCACATCCAAGTTAGGGGA
Above is a window of Piliocolobus tephrosceles isolate RC106 unplaced genomic scaffold, ASM277652v3 unscaffolded_30224, whole genome shotgun sequence DNA encoding:
- the LOC111551652 gene encoding uncharacterized protein LOC111551652: MASSQGTSLQMAMDQEQKQVLTVASSYRKLVLVMGMVSWEPGSSPRPTHSQGSLGPKVLGMVSQTQGTKCSGIGETTAQGLGGNDQSLLQGMGQKLWCTPKQELQPLKEMCRPGCCGTLAGPPFRSGGLA